A window from Bacteroidota bacterium encodes these proteins:
- a CDS encoding alpha-L-arabinofuranosidase, with product MEKLKFKKPFSVIALFALSMMVSYSCSCTGDSGTNPPDTNNDTVKTPVDPPVASTMGFFLDNWQSKTYVAPQYMESAIATSPSTTVTVDFANVITKIPLAIFGHNANNWMTQMYNEPVFLNHLNHLNPHVIRFPAGSGSDCFFWNCNLNQPPADAPTRLRKADGTYQTDNLYTYGKTTNSWQATVDNYYSVLQQTNSEGLITINYGYARYGTGPNPVASAAHMAADWVRYDKGRTKYWEIGNENYGDWEWGYRIDVAANKDGQPEYLTGKLYAQHFKVFADSMKKAAAETGKTIYIGAVMHESAIQGWETPTLQTWNSTMIPELNNVPDFYIGHNYFTPYGKNSDATTVLDSALTVPTTMMNYMKGAIQKYGAILKPIILSEWNMFAQDSKQQVSNTSGTFAVIVQGEALKNKFGLAARWDLYNGWGNGNDHGIFSAGDEPGVSKWSPRPSFYYLYFFQKCIGDRLVNSTVNGSVNVKAYASTYTTGQASVALVNISSAAKTVQVNFKNFKAGNRFYWYTLEGSNDNGDFSRKVTVNGSGTTAVAGGPSDYATIKARSALTSKGIRVTIPAWSAVFVMVDKP from the coding sequence ATGGAAAAATTAAAATTTAAAAAGCCGTTTTCTGTAATAGCTTTATTTGCCTTGTCAATGATGGTATCTTATTCCTGTTCGTGTACAGGGGATAGTGGTACAAATCCTCCAGACACAAATAATGATACGGTCAAAACTCCCGTTGATCCGCCTGTTGCTTCAACCATGGGATTTTTTTTGGACAACTGGCAGTCTAAAACCTATGTGGCTCCCCAATATATGGAAAGTGCTATTGCCACATCGCCATCAACCACTGTTACAGTAGATTTTGCCAATGTAATCACTAAAATTCCATTGGCCATTTTTGGGCACAATGCCAACAATTGGATGACGCAGATGTACAATGAGCCGGTATTTCTCAATCATCTTAATCATTTGAATCCTCATGTGATCCGTTTCCCGGCAGGAAGCGGCAGTGATTGCTTTTTCTGGAATTGTAACCTGAATCAACCGCCTGCAGATGCACCAACGCGCCTGCGGAAAGCCGATGGAACCTATCAGACCGATAATTTATATACTTATGGTAAAACCACCAATAGCTGGCAGGCAACGGTTGATAATTATTATTCTGTGCTTCAGCAAACAAATAGCGAAGGTTTGATTACCATAAATTATGGTTATGCACGATACGGAACAGGGCCTAATCCGGTTGCTTCAGCAGCACATATGGCTGCCGACTGGGTGCGTTATGATAAGGGCCGGACTAAATATTGGGAAATTGGAAATGAAAATTATGGTGATTGGGAATGGGGCTACCGCATTGATGTGGCAGCCAACAAAGACGGGCAACCCGAGTATCTTACCGGGAAACTCTATGCCCAACATTTTAAAGTGTTTGCCGATTCAATGAAAAAGGCTGCTGCTGAAACCGGAAAGACCATATATATCGGAGCTGTAATGCACGAATCAGCCATTCAGGGCTGGGAAACTCCAACTCTTCAGACATGGAATTCGACCATGATCCCGGAACTTAACAATGTCCCTGATTTTTATATAGGCCATAATTACTTTACCCCTTATGGCAAAAATTCGGATGCTACTACTGTTCTGGATTCTGCTCTGACGGTGCCCACCACGATGATGAACTACATGAAAGGGGCTATTCAGAAATATGGAGCAATCCTGAAACCCATTATTCTTTCGGAGTGGAACATGTTTGCCCAGGATTCCAAACAACAGGTTTCCAATACCAGCGGAACTTTCGCGGTAATCGTCCAGGGGGAAGCCTTAAAAAATAAATTTGGACTGGCTGCCCGTTGGGATTTATACAATGGTTGGGGCAATGGCAACGATCATGGTATTTTCAGCGCCGGTGACGAACCGGGTGTTTCTAAATGGAGCCCTCGTCCTTCGTTTTATTACCTCTATTTTTTCCAGAAATGTATAGGCGACCGGCTGGTAAATTCCACGGTGAACGGAAGCGTTAATGTGAAAGCCTATGCATCTACCTATACAACAGGTCAGGCAAGTGTAGCACTTGTAAATATTTCCTCTGCAGCCAAAACTGTTCAGGTGAATTTTAAAAATTTTAAGGCAGGTAATCGTTTTTATTGGTACACCTTGGAAGGAAGCAATGACAATGGGGATTTCTCTCGAAAAGTAACGGTAAATGGTTCCGGTACCACAGCTGTTGCAGGCGGCCCTTCTGATTATGCCACTATTAAAGCAAGATCTGCATTGACTTCCAAAGGGATCAGGGTTACCATCCCTGCCTGGAGTGCTGTTTTTGTGATGGTTGATAAACCATAA
- a CDS encoding sialate O-acetylesterase, translating into MKFKITLLLLALSAMALCQKTTTNLRLPSLISDNMVLQQKTAVKIWGKANPGKIIKVVTSWKAEGQATANGNSLWEVMLQTPKAGGPYEITISAKDTVVKIKNVLIGEVWFCSGQSNMEMPMEGWLPQCPVKNSTKEIATANFPNIRLFNVQRKISSEPLDECNGKWQECNSSSLPPFSATAYFFGKELYERIHVPVALIESAWGGTPSEAWTSYDALKKTGEFSQTLDEVKNYTTGEVDKFNRWIKEHRQVVVDQKAGADKWKNLNFQDETCSSPDFDDNTWPLMKLPQAWEGTKVGDFDGIMWFRKSIDVPEQLVGKDLILSLGPIDDMDRVYFNGKLVGATEIEGMWQVERNYAIPSELVKPGKNTIAVRVLDIQGGGGIDGHAEQMKLGIKGDNTSESVSLSGDWKYMPAAELLGNVFYMYDIAKGEFFFKSRPKVLNPSLPTVLYNGMVKPFLPYKIKGVIWYQGEANVGRAAQYAKIFPAMIENWRAAWGIKDMPFYFVQIAPWIYSGKEFSESSELKEAQAEALKLSNTGMVVTSDIGTVDNIHPPFKEDVGLRLASLALAKNYGVSLPFSGPVYKSMRVEKNKIILQFSHIEGGLVAKKGELKEFEIAGSDGKYFPATAKIIGNEVVVFSSQVTKPVSVRYCWHNGSEASLFNKAGLPASLFRTKK; encoded by the coding sequence ATGAAATTTAAAATCACCTTATTATTATTGGCTCTATCGGCTATGGCTTTATGCCAGAAAACCACGACCAATCTGAGATTACCATCACTTATTAGTGACAATATGGTGCTTCAGCAAAAAACTGCTGTAAAAATTTGGGGTAAAGCTAACCCGGGAAAGATTATAAAAGTTGTTACAAGCTGGAAAGCAGAAGGGCAGGCAACTGCAAATGGCAATAGTTTATGGGAAGTAATGCTTCAAACACCTAAAGCAGGAGGCCCTTATGAAATAACAATTTCAGCAAAAGATACGGTTGTTAAAATTAAAAATGTTTTAATCGGGGAAGTATGGTTCTGTTCCGGCCAGTCAAACATGGAAATGCCCATGGAAGGCTGGCTTCCTCAATGTCCTGTCAAAAATTCAACCAAAGAAATTGCCACAGCAAATTTTCCAAATATCCGCTTGTTTAATGTTCAACGTAAAATTTCAAGTGAACCCCTGGATGAATGTAATGGAAAATGGCAGGAATGCAATTCTTCATCCCTCCCGCCCTTTAGTGCTACAGCTTATTTTTTTGGAAAAGAGTTATATGAGAGAATTCATGTACCTGTAGCATTGATTGAATCTGCCTGGGGCGGAACACCATCAGAAGCATGGACCTCTTATGATGCTTTGAAAAAGACTGGTGAATTTTCACAAACACTTGATGAGGTTAAAAATTATACGACAGGTGAGGTCGACAAATTCAACAGATGGATAAAAGAACACAGGCAGGTTGTGGTTGATCAAAAAGCAGGAGCAGATAAATGGAAAAATTTGAATTTCCAGGATGAAACCTGTTCATCTCCGGATTTTGACGATAACACCTGGCCATTAATGAAACTTCCGCAGGCTTGGGAAGGGACCAAAGTAGGCGATTTTGACGGGATCATGTGGTTTAGGAAAAGCATTGATGTGCCAGAACAACTTGTTGGTAAGGACTTGATTTTATCCCTTGGCCCAATTGATGATATGGACAGGGTTTATTTTAACGGGAAACTGGTTGGGGCAACAGAGATTGAAGGTATGTGGCAGGTTGAAAGGAATTATGCTATTCCTTCCGAACTTGTTAAGCCTGGTAAAAATACGATTGCTGTTCGTGTCCTGGATATTCAGGGGGGAGGAGGAATAGACGGACATGCCGAACAAATGAAACTTGGCATAAAAGGGGATAATACCTCCGAGTCTGTTTCGCTTTCAGGTGATTGGAAATATATGCCTGCTGCTGAGTTGCTGGGTAATGTTTTTTATATGTACGATATTGCTAAAGGAGAGTTCTTTTTTAAATCAAGGCCTAAAGTATTGAACCCGTCTTTACCGACAGTTTTGTATAACGGAATGGTAAAACCGTTTCTGCCATATAAAATTAAAGGGGTAATTTGGTATCAGGGAGAAGCCAACGTTGGAAGGGCTGCACAATATGCAAAGATTTTTCCGGCGATGATTGAAAACTGGCGTGCTGCGTGGGGCATAAAAGATATGCCGTTTTATTTTGTCCAGATTGCTCCATGGATTTATTCCGGTAAAGAATTTTCTGAGTCTTCTGAATTGAAAGAAGCACAGGCTGAAGCATTAAAATTGTCCAATACCGGCATGGTTGTAACATCGGATATTGGTACGGTCGATAATATTCATCCTCCTTTCAAGGAAGATGTCGGCCTGAGGCTTGCCAGTCTTGCCCTGGCTAAGAATTATGGAGTATCCTTGCCCTTTTCTGGTCCGGTATATAAATCCATGAGGGTTGAAAAAAATAAAATAATACTCCAGTTCAGTCATATTGAAGGAGGATTGGTTGCCAAAAAAGGAGAATTAAAAGAGTTTGAAATAGCCGGAAGTGATGGTAAATATTTTCCCGCAACAGCAAAGATCATTGGAAATGAAGTGGTTGTCTTTTCTTCGCAGGTTACCAAACCTGTATCTGTTCGCTATTGCTGGCATAATGGTTCTGAGGCAAGTTTGTTCAATAAAGCAGGCTTACCTGCTTCATTGTTCAGGACGAAAAAATAA
- a CDS encoding AGE family epimerase/isomerase: AVALGEKELLGRVREISKKIADAATEGLQEDGSMINERNNQTGEENRNRDWWPQAETVVGYMNAYQLTNNEVYLDISLHCWNFIKKNLVDNMAGEWFWGISEKGIINTKDDKAGFWKCPYHNGRMCLEIMRR; this comes from the coding sequence CAGCCGTAGCGTTAGGCGAAAAGGAATTGCTGGGAAGGGTACGTGAAATCAGTAAAAAGATTGCAGATGCAGCCACGGAAGGTTTACAGGAAGATGGAAGCATGATCAATGAGAGGAATAACCAGACGGGAGAGGAGAACCGTAACCGAGACTGGTGGCCGCAGGCAGAGACAGTAGTGGGTTATATGAATGCCTATCAGCTGACCAATAATGAAGTTTACCTGGACATATCCTTGCATTGTTGGAATTTCATCAAGAAAAATCTGGTTGATAATATGGCCGGGGAATGGTTCTGGGGAATTTCTGAAAAAGGCATTATCAATACGAAAGACGACAAGGCAGGCTTTTGGAAATGTCCTTATCATAACGGGCGGATGTGCCTGGAAATAATGAGAAGATAA